In a genomic window of Acidobacteriota bacterium:
- a CDS encoding peptidase S10 produces MAEGGKELEERTNTTRHSVTIGGQVIDYQATAGTLLLKEEDGTPKAEVFFIAYVKEGVDDSASRPVTFTFNGGPGSSSVWLHLGGVGPKRVRMDEDGFMLPPPGGLADNPYSWLDLSDLVFIDPVSTGFSRAPDDEKAKDFHGLREDISSVGEFIRLYCVRYGRWNSPKFLAGESYGTTRAAGLSSYLQQQFGMYLNGIVLVSSILNFQTVDFNVGNDLPYLLHFPTYTATAWYHRQLAPALQDLSLREVLDRSEEFALGAYASALLRGDRLSGSERDAIAQSVAGLTGLTAEFVLQNDLRLPLGRFTKELLRDQARTVGRLDSRFKGIDRDSGGERYEYDPSYAAIEGPFSAALKHYVRQELGYPSDLPYEILTGRVRPWNFSEFENSYVDVGEDLRRAMTQNPYLRVFVANGYYDFATPYFATEYTFSHLGLDPQLRPNVEMGYYESGHMMYIHQPSLRQLKSDVAGFYAKALP; encoded by the coding sequence ATGGCCGAGGGCGGCAAGGAACTCGAGGAGCGGACCAATACCACCCGGCACTCGGTCACCATCGGAGGCCAGGTCATCGACTACCAGGCCACCGCCGGAACCCTGCTGCTCAAAGAAGAGGACGGCACGCCTAAGGCAGAGGTCTTCTTCATCGCCTATGTGAAAGAAGGCGTCGACGACAGCGCCTCCCGTCCGGTCACCTTCACCTTCAACGGCGGCCCCGGATCGTCCTCGGTGTGGCTGCACCTGGGCGGGGTGGGACCCAAGCGGGTGCGCATGGACGAGGACGGCTTCATGCTGCCGCCCCCCGGCGGACTGGCCGACAATCCCTACAGTTGGCTGGACCTCAGCGACCTGGTTTTTATCGATCCCGTCTCCACCGGCTTTTCGCGGGCTCCAGACGATGAAAAGGCCAAGGACTTCCACGGCTTGCGTGAGGACATCTCCTCGGTAGGCGAGTTCATCCGCCTCTATTGCGTGCGCTACGGACGCTGGAACTCGCCCAAGTTTCTGGCCGGGGAGAGCTACGGCACCACCCGGGCCGCGGGGCTTTCCAGCTATCTGCAGCAGCAGTTCGGCATGTACCTCAACGGCATCGTGCTGGTCTCCAGCATCCTCAATTTCCAGACGGTCGATTTCAACGTCGGCAACGACCTCCCCTACCTGCTGCACTTCCCCACCTACACCGCTACCGCCTGGTACCACCGGCAGCTTGCTCCGGCCTTGCAGGACCTCTCCCTGCGCGAAGTCCTAGACCGCTCGGAGGAGTTCGCGCTGGGCGCCTACGCCAGCGCCCTGTTGCGGGGTGACCGGCTGAGCGGGTCCGAACGCGACGCCATCGCCCAATCGGTGGCCGGCCTGACCGGACTGACGGCCGAGTTCGTGCTGCAAAACGACCTGCGCCTGCCGCTGGGGCGCTTCACCAAGGAACTGCTGCGCGACCAGGCCCGCACGGTCGGACGCCTGGACAGCCGCTTCAAGGGCATCGACCGCGACTCCGGGGGAGAGCGCTACGAATACGATCCCAGCTACGCCGCCATCGAAGGCCCCTTTTCGGCGGCCCTCAAGCACTATGTGCGCCAAGAGCTCGGCTATCCCAGCGACCTGCCTTACGAGATCCTCACCGGACGCGTGCGGCCCTGGAACTTCAGCGAGTTCGAGAACAGCTATGTGGACGTCGGAGAAGACCTGCGCCGGGCCATGACCCAGAATCCCTACTTGCGCGTCTTCGTGGCCAACGGCTACTACGACTTCGCCACTCCCTACTTCGCCACCGAGTACACCTTCTCCCACCTGGGACTGGACCCTCAACTGCGGCCCAACGTGGAGATGGGCTACTACGAGTCGGGCCACATGATGTACATCCACCAGCCCTCGCTGCGCCAACTCAAATCCGACGTCGCCGGCTTCTACGCCAAAGCGCTGCCCTGA